A genomic window from Streptomyces sp. NBC_00234 includes:
- the deoC gene encoding deoxyribose-phosphate aldolase: MPTTAPAFADATASDSALRRFLHGLPGVDPVGLEARAASLGTRSIKTTAKAYAIDLAISMIDLTTLEGADTPGKVRALAAKAVNPDPTDRTTPRTAAVCVYPDMAATAVAAVAGSGVKVASVATAFPAGRAALAVKLADVRDAVAAGADEIDMVIDRGAFLSGHYLKVYEEIVAVKAECGSARLKVIFETGELSTYDNIRRASWLGMLAGADFIKTSTGKVAVNATPANTLLMLEAVRDFREQTGVQVGVKPAGGIRTSKDAIKFLVLVNETAGEDWLDNHWFRFGASSLLNDLLMQRQKLSTGRYSGPDYVTVD; encoded by the coding sequence ATGCCCACCACTGCACCTGCATTCGCCGACGCGACGGCGTCCGACAGTGCGCTGCGCCGCTTCCTGCACGGGCTGCCCGGCGTCGACCCTGTCGGCCTCGAAGCGCGCGCCGCCTCTCTCGGTACCCGATCGATCAAGACGACTGCCAAGGCGTACGCCATCGATCTCGCCATCTCGATGATCGACCTGACGACGCTGGAAGGCGCGGACACCCCGGGCAAGGTCCGGGCTCTCGCCGCCAAGGCCGTCAACCCCGACCCGACCGACCGCACGACCCCGCGCACCGCCGCGGTCTGCGTCTACCCCGACATGGCGGCGACCGCCGTCGCCGCCGTGGCCGGCTCCGGAGTGAAGGTGGCGTCCGTGGCGACGGCCTTCCCCGCCGGCCGTGCCGCGCTGGCCGTCAAGCTCGCGGACGTCCGCGACGCCGTGGCGGCCGGGGCCGACGAGATCGACATGGTGATCGACCGCGGCGCCTTCCTCTCCGGCCACTACCTGAAGGTGTACGAGGAGATCGTGGCCGTGAAGGCCGAGTGCGGCTCCGCGCGGCTGAAGGTGATCTTCGAGACCGGCGAGCTGTCCACGTACGACAACATCCGCCGGGCCTCCTGGCTCGGGATGCTGGCGGGCGCCGACTTCATCAAGACCTCGACCGGGAAGGTCGCGGTCAACGCGACGCCCGCGAACACCCTGCTGATGCTGGAGGCAGTCCGCGACTTCCGGGAGCAGACTGGAGTACAGGTCGGCGTGAAGCCGGCCGGCGGAATCCGCACCAGCAAGGACGCGATCAAGTTCCTCGTGCTGGTCAACGAGACCGCGGGCGAGGACTGGCTGGACAACCACTGGTTCCGCTTCGGCGCCTCCAGCCTGCTGAACGACCTGCTGATGCAGCGCCAGAAGCTCAGCACCGGCCGTTACTCCGGCCCCGATTACGTGACGGTGGACTGA
- a CDS encoding TetR/AcrR family transcriptional regulator, with product MATSTAQTPARPMRADARRNYDRLLGEARMSFAEHGTDASLEDIARRAGVGIGTLYRHFPNRQALMNAVFQEALAALLTRSRELAEAEHPCRALVEWLGAIVTHAGEYRGVAQALMSASRDETSALAQCNVPLRQAGARLLARAQEVGAVRADVSIDDLMQLTNAIALAAEQSPDDPGLADRLLMLTLQGLKGPNTERG from the coding sequence ATGGCGACGAGCACGGCACAGACGCCGGCACGGCCGATGCGCGCCGACGCGCGCCGCAACTACGACCGGCTGCTGGGCGAGGCCCGCATGTCCTTCGCCGAGCACGGCACCGATGCCTCGCTGGAGGACATCGCACGCCGTGCGGGGGTGGGCATCGGCACGCTGTACCGGCACTTCCCGAACCGCCAGGCCCTGATGAACGCGGTCTTCCAGGAGGCCCTGGCCGCCCTCCTCACCCGCTCCCGCGAGCTGGCGGAGGCGGAGCACCCGTGCCGGGCTCTCGTGGAGTGGCTGGGCGCGATCGTCACGCACGCCGGTGAGTACCGGGGCGTGGCCCAGGCGCTCATGTCGGCGTCACGGGACGAGACTTCGGCCCTGGCGCAGTGCAATGTGCCGCTGCGTCAGGCGGGCGCACGGCTGCTCGCCCGGGCGCAGGAGGTCGGCGCCGTGCGGGCGGACGTGTCGATCGACGACCTGATGCAGCTGACCAACGCCATCGCCCTGGCCGCCGAGCAGTCCCCCGACGACCCCGGCCTCGCGGACCGCCTGCTGATGCTGACGCTCCAGGGCCTGAAGGGCCCGAACACGGAGCGGGGCTGA
- a CDS encoding gamma-glutamylcyclotransferase, which translates to MSLYAAYAGNLDARLMTRRAPHSPLRGTGWLNGWRLTFGGEQMGWEGALATVVEAPRSQVFVALYDIAPMDEDSMDRWEGVGLDIYRRMRVRVHTLDGEEPAWMYVLNGYEGGLPSARYLGEVADAAESAGAPHDYVMELRKRPC; encoded by the coding sequence ATGTCGCTCTACGCCGCATACGCCGGCAACCTCGACGCGCGGCTGATGACGCGCCGCGCTCCGCATTCCCCGCTGCGCGGCACCGGCTGGCTCAACGGCTGGCGGCTGACCTTCGGCGGGGAACAGATGGGCTGGGAAGGCGCGCTGGCCACGGTGGTCGAGGCGCCCCGCTCCCAGGTCTTCGTGGCGCTGTACGACATCGCGCCGATGGACGAGGACTCCATGGACCGCTGGGAAGGCGTCGGCCTCGACATCTACCGGCGGATGCGCGTGCGGGTGCACACCCTGGACGGCGAGGAACCGGCCTGGATGTACGTGCTGAACGGGTACGAGGGCGGGCTGCCTTCCGCCCGCTACCTGGGCGAAGTGGCCGACGCCGCCGAATCCGCCGGCGCCCCCCACGACTACGTGATGGAGCTGCGCAAGCGCCCCTGCTGA
- a CDS encoding acetyl/propionyl/methylcrotonyl-CoA carboxylase subunit alpha, giving the protein MRKVLIANRGEIAVRVARACRDAGIASVAVYADPDRDALHVRAADEAFALGGDTPAASYLDMAKVLQAAEDSGADAIHPGYGFLSENAEFAQAVLDAGLTWIGPPPQAIRDLGDKVAARHIAQRAGAPLVAGTPDPVSGSDEVVDFAREHGLPIAIKAAFGGGGRGLKVARTLEEVPELYDSAVREAVAAFGRGECFVERYLDKPRHVETQCLADTHGNVVVVSTRDCSLQRRHQKLVEEAPAPFLSEAQNAELYAASKAILKEAGYVGAGTVEFLVGTDGTISFLEVNTRLQVEHPVTEEVTGIDLVREMFRIADGEELGYGDPAVRGHSFEFRINGEDPGRGFLPAPGTVTTFQAPSGPGVRLDAGVESGSVIGPAWDSLLAKLIVTGATREQALQRAARALSEFKVEGMATAIPFHQAVVVDPAFTADPFRVHTRWIETEFVNEIKPFAPAGADADDEDGTRETIVVEVGGKRLEVSLPVSLGMSLARTGLAAGAKPKRRAAKKAGSAASGDTLASPMQGTIVKVAVEEGQEVKEGDLVVVLEAMKMEQPLNAHRSGTIKGLAAEVGGSVSSGAMICEIKD; this is encoded by the coding sequence GTGCGCAAGGTGCTCATCGCCAACCGTGGCGAAATCGCTGTCCGCGTTGCTCGGGCTTGCCGGGATGCCGGAATCGCGAGCGTAGCCGTCTACGCCGATCCGGACCGGGACGCTCTGCACGTCCGCGCGGCCGACGAGGCATTCGCTCTGGGCGGTGACACCCCGGCCGCCAGCTATCTGGACATGGCCAAGGTGCTCCAGGCTGCCGAGGACTCGGGGGCGGACGCGATCCACCCGGGTTACGGCTTCCTCTCGGAGAACGCCGAGTTCGCCCAGGCCGTGCTCGACGCGGGCCTGACCTGGATCGGCCCGCCGCCGCAGGCCATCCGCGACCTCGGCGACAAGGTCGCCGCCCGTCACATCGCCCAGCGCGCCGGCGCCCCGCTGGTCGCCGGCACACCCGACCCGGTCTCCGGCTCGGACGAGGTCGTCGACTTCGCCCGCGAGCACGGTCTGCCGATCGCGATCAAGGCCGCCTTCGGCGGCGGCGGGCGCGGCCTGAAGGTCGCCCGCACCCTCGAAGAGGTCCCCGAGCTCTACGACTCGGCCGTCCGCGAGGCCGTCGCCGCCTTCGGGCGCGGCGAGTGCTTCGTCGAGCGCTACCTCGACAAGCCGCGCCACGTCGAGACCCAGTGCCTGGCCGACACCCACGGCAACGTGGTCGTCGTCTCCACCCGTGACTGCTCGCTGCAGCGCCGCCACCAGAAGCTGGTGGAGGAGGCCCCCGCGCCGTTCCTGAGCGAGGCGCAGAACGCCGAGCTGTACGCCGCGTCCAAGGCCATCCTCAAGGAGGCCGGTTACGTCGGCGCGGGCACCGTCGAGTTCCTCGTCGGGACCGACGGCACGATCTCGTTCCTGGAGGTCAACACCCGGCTCCAGGTCGAGCACCCGGTCACCGAAGAGGTCACCGGCATCGACCTGGTGCGCGAGATGTTCCGTATCGCCGACGGCGAGGAGCTCGGTTACGGCGACCCCGCCGTGCGCGGGCACTCCTTCGAGTTCCGGATCAACGGCGAGGACCCGGGCCGCGGCTTCCTGCCCGCCCCCGGCACCGTCACCACCTTCCAGGCGCCCTCGGGTCCCGGTGTCCGTCTGGACGCGGGCGTGGAGTCCGGCAGCGTCATCGGCCCGGCCTGGGACTCGCTCCTGGCGAAGCTGATCGTGACCGGAGCGACGCGTGAGCAGGCGCTCCAGCGTGCCGCCCGCGCCCTGTCGGAGTTCAAGGTCGAGGGCATGGCCACGGCCATCCCCTTCCACCAGGCCGTCGTGGTCGACCCGGCGTTCACCGCGGACCCCTTCCGGGTCCACACCCGGTGGATCGAGACGGAGTTCGTCAACGAGATCAAGCCCTTCGCCCCGGCCGGCGCGGACGCGGACGACGAGGACGGCACCCGCGAGACGATCGTCGTCGAGGTCGGCGGCAAGCGCCTTGAGGTCTCCCTGCCCGTCTCGCTCGGTATGAGCCTGGCCCGTACCGGCCTCGCGGCGGGCGCGAAGCCCAAGCGCCGCGCGGCGAAGAAGGCCGGTTCCGCGGCCTCCGGCGACACCCTCGCCTCGCCCATGCAGGGCACGATCGTCAAGGTCGCGGTCGAGGAGGGCCAGGAGGTCAAGGAGGGCGACCTCGTCGTCGTCCTGGAAGCCATGAAGATGGAGCAGCCGCTCAACGCGCACCGCTCCGGCACGATCAAGGGCCTGGCCGCCGAGGTCGGCGGCTCGGTCTCCTCCGGCGCCATGATCTGCGAGATCAAGGACTGA
- a CDS encoding DeoR/GlpR family DNA-binding transcription regulator produces MFAAERRQLILEMVRANGAVSLRELARVVQTSEVTVRRDVRALEAEGLLDRRHGGAVLPGGFTRESGFPQKSHLSTAEKTAIADLAAGLVGEGEAIVVGAGTTTQELARRLARVPGLTVVTNSLLVAQALAHANRVEVVMTGGTLRGSNYALVGSGAEQSLQGLRVSRAFLSGSGLTAERGLSTSNMLSASVDRALVQAAAEVVVLADHTKLGSDTMFQTVPTDLITRLVTDEPPVHDERAATELQALADQGVEITIAGPDAESSGPGEGIPPGRQARRDMPLPGQRRTQGGGSGGLGPQLRSAAALADQGPGDRARVADLRRR; encoded by the coding sequence GTGTTCGCTGCAGAACGTCGTCAGTTGATCCTCGAAATGGTGCGCGCCAACGGGGCGGTATCGCTCCGTGAGCTCGCCCGCGTCGTCCAGACCTCCGAAGTGACCGTACGGCGGGACGTGCGGGCACTGGAGGCAGAAGGACTCCTCGACCGCCGGCACGGCGGTGCGGTATTGCCGGGCGGCTTCACGCGGGAGTCCGGCTTTCCGCAAAAATCCCATCTCTCCACCGCGGAGAAGACGGCCATCGCCGATCTGGCCGCCGGTCTGGTCGGCGAGGGCGAGGCCATCGTGGTCGGCGCCGGAACGACCACGCAGGAGCTGGCCCGCCGGCTCGCGCGCGTTCCCGGTCTGACCGTCGTCACCAACTCACTGCTGGTCGCCCAGGCGTTGGCGCATGCCAACCGGGTCGAAGTGGTGATGACCGGCGGCACCCTGCGCGGGAGCAACTACGCGCTCGTGGGCAGCGGGGCCGAACAGTCCCTCCAGGGGCTGCGGGTCTCGCGGGCGTTCCTCTCCGGGAGCGGCCTCACCGCCGAACGCGGGCTGTCCACGTCCAACATGCTCTCCGCGAGCGTGGACCGGGCGCTGGTGCAGGCGGCTGCCGAGGTGGTGGTCCTCGCGGACCACACCAAACTCGGCTCCGACACCATGTTCCAGACGGTGCCCACCGACCTCATCACCCGGCTCGTCACGGACGAGCCTCCGGTCCACGACGAGCGGGCCGCGACCGAGCTCCAGGCCCTGGCCGACCAGGGAGTGGAGATCACGATCGCCGGTCCCGACGCGGAGTCGTCCGGACCGGGCGAAGGCATTCCGCCCGGCCGCCAGGCCAGGCGCGACATGCCGCTGCCGGGACAGCGCCGTACCCAAGGGGGCGGATCCGGAGGACTGGGACCGCAGTTGCGGAGCGCGGCTGCGCTGGCCGACCAGGGGCCGGGGGACCGGGCGCGTGTGGCGGATCTGCGACGCCGCTGA
- a CDS encoding aldehyde dehydrogenase family protein: MASAFEYAPAPESRSVVDIAPSYGLFIDGEFTDAADGKVFKSVSPSSEEVLAEVAQAGAEDVDRAVKAARKAFEKWSALPGSERAKYLFRIARIIQERSRELAVLETLDNGKPIKETRDADLPLVAAHFFYYAGWADKLDHAGYGANPRPLGVAGQVIPWNFPLLMLAWKIAPALATGNTVVLKPAETTPLSALFFADICRQAGLPKGVVNILTGYGDAGAALVGHPDVNKVAFTGSTAVGKAIARQIAGTDKKVTLELGGKGANIVFDDAPIDQAVEGIVNGIFFNQGQVCCAGSRLLVQESVQDEVLDSLKRRLSTLRLGDPLDKNTDIGAINSEEQLSRITSLVETGEAEGAERWSAPCELPSSGYWFAPTLFTNVSQAHTVARDEIFGPVLSVLTFRTPDEAVAKANNSQYGLSAGIWTEKGSRILAVANKLRAGVVWANTFNKFDPTSPFGGYKESGFGREGGRHGLEAYLDV, from the coding sequence ATGGCATCTGCATTCGAGTACGCACCGGCTCCGGAGTCCCGCTCCGTCGTCGACATCGCCCCTTCGTACGGGCTGTTCATCGACGGCGAGTTCACCGACGCCGCGGACGGCAAGGTCTTCAAGTCGGTCAGCCCCTCGTCCGAGGAGGTCCTCGCCGAGGTGGCGCAGGCCGGCGCCGAGGACGTCGACAGGGCCGTGAAGGCGGCCCGCAAGGCGTTCGAGAAGTGGTCGGCCCTGCCGGGCTCCGAGCGGGCGAAGTACCTGTTCCGGATCGCCCGGATCATCCAGGAGCGCAGCCGCGAGCTCGCCGTCCTGGAGACCCTGGACAACGGCAAGCCGATCAAGGAGACCCGCGACGCGGACCTCCCCCTCGTCGCCGCGCACTTCTTCTACTACGCGGGCTGGGCCGACAAGCTGGACCACGCGGGCTACGGCGCGAACCCGCGCCCGCTGGGCGTGGCCGGCCAGGTCATCCCGTGGAACTTCCCGCTCCTGATGCTGGCCTGGAAGATCGCCCCGGCGCTCGCCACCGGCAACACGGTGGTCCTGAAGCCCGCCGAGACGACTCCGCTCTCCGCGCTGTTCTTCGCGGACATCTGCCGCCAGGCAGGTCTGCCCAAGGGCGTCGTCAACATCCTCACGGGTTACGGCGACGCGGGCGCCGCCCTCGTCGGCCACCCCGACGTGAACAAGGTCGCCTTCACCGGCTCGACCGCGGTCGGCAAGGCCATCGCCCGCCAGATCGCCGGTACGGACAAGAAGGTCACCCTGGAGCTGGGCGGCAAGGGCGCCAACATCGTCTTCGACGACGCCCCCATCGACCAGGCGGTCGAGGGCATCGTCAACGGCATCTTCTTCAACCAGGGCCAGGTCTGCTGCGCGGGCTCCCGGCTCCTCGTACAGGAGTCGGTCCAGGACGAGGTGCTGGACTCCCTCAAGCGCCGTCTGTCCACGCTCCGTCTCGGCGACCCGCTGGACAAGAACACCGACATCGGCGCGATCAACTCCGAGGAGCAGCTCTCCCGGATCACCTCGCTCGTCGAGACGGGTGAGGCGGAGGGCGCCGAGCGCTGGTCCGCACCCTGCGAACTCCCCTCGTCCGGATACTGGTTCGCCCCGACGCTCTTCACCAACGTGTCGCAGGCGCACACCGTCGCCCGCGACGAGATCTTCGGCCCGGTGCTGTCCGTCCTCACCTTCCGTACCCCGGACGAGGCGGTCGCCAAGGCCAACAACAGCCAGTACGGCCTCTCGGCCGGCATCTGGACGGAGAAGGGCTCCCGCATCCTCGCGGTGGCCAACAAGCTCCGGGCAGGCGTCGTCTGGGCCAACACGTTCAACAAGTTCGACCCGACGTCGCCCTTCGGCGGTTACAAGGAATCGGGCTTCGGCCGCGAAGGCGGCCGTCACGGCCTGGAGGCATACCTCGATGTCTGA
- a CDS encoding PH domain-containing protein: MTSPTPDPEPVYADRTFRSVTGLVCGVLLIALTAWIGGDALFRGEGWTPWKALAGMLAVIPLIAAFTVRPAVFANEERIRIRNPFRTIVLPWSDVADVRAGYSTELSTQAGVTYQLWAVPVSLRERKRAARKASRQSQDDPYGRSSVNADVRDTASRIAAADQTVVDLRELAEGAAHRKDVSVTSSVRWAYEVIAPAAAGLVLLAVFLGIG, from the coding sequence ATGACGAGCCCCACGCCTGATCCCGAGCCGGTCTACGCCGACCGGACCTTCCGTTCGGTCACCGGCCTGGTCTGCGGAGTGCTGCTGATCGCGCTGACCGCCTGGATCGGCGGCGACGCCCTGTTCCGCGGCGAGGGGTGGACCCCGTGGAAGGCGCTCGCGGGCATGCTCGCCGTGATTCCGCTGATCGCGGCGTTCACGGTGCGGCCCGCGGTGTTCGCGAACGAGGAGCGGATCCGTATCCGCAACCCGTTCCGGACGATCGTGCTGCCCTGGTCCGACGTCGCCGACGTGCGCGCCGGCTATTCCACCGAGCTGTCCACCCAGGCCGGCGTCACGTACCAGCTGTGGGCCGTGCCCGTCTCGCTGCGCGAGCGCAAGCGGGCGGCCAGGAAGGCGTCGCGGCAGTCGCAGGACGATCCGTACGGCCGGTCCTCCGTGAACGCCGACGTCCGCGACACCGCGTCGCGCATCGCCGCCGCCGACCAGACCGTGGTCGACCTGCGCGAGCTGGCGGAGGGGGCCGCGCACCGCAAGGACGTGTCCGTGACGTCCTCGGTCCGCTGGGCGTACGAGGTCATCGCCCCGGCCGCCGCGGGCCTGGTGCTGCTCGCGGTGTTCCTCGGGATCGGCTGA
- a CDS encoding phospho-sugar mutase codes for MEQDLIAQARTWLAEDPDPETRDELAKLIAAEDLDELAARFAGTLQFGTAGLRGELGAGPMRMNRSVVIRAAAGLAAYLTAQGQGGGLVVIGYDARYKSADFARDTAAVMTGAGLRAAVLPRPLPTPVLAYAIRHLGAVAGVEVTASHNPPRDNGYKVYLGDGSQIVPPADGEIAAAIAAVGPLDTVPRPEEGWELLGDEVLDAYLARTDAVLAAGSPRTARIVYTAMHGVGTSVLTAAFARAGFPEPVLVAEQAEPDPAFPTVAFPNPEEPGAMDLAFATARRAVPDLVVANDPDADRCAVAVPDLAVAGGWRMLRGDEVGALLAAHLVGRGVTGTFAESIVSSSLLGRIAEKAGLGYEETLTGFKWIARVDGLRYGYEEALGYCVDPDGVRDKDGITAALLVAELASELKERGRTLLDLLDDLAVTHGLHATDQLSVRVEDLTVIADAMRRLREQPPTALAGLAVTSAEDLSEGTELLPPTDGLRYHLTGARVIVRPSGTEPKLKCYLEVVVPVASADELPAARARGAELLAGIKRDLSAAAGI; via the coding sequence GTGGAGCAGGACCTCATTGCGCAGGCCAGGACGTGGCTCGCGGAGGACCCCGACCCCGAGACCCGTGACGAGCTCGCCAAGCTCATCGCAGCCGAGGACCTCGACGAACTCGCTGCACGCTTCGCCGGCACCCTGCAGTTCGGTACGGCCGGGCTGCGCGGGGAGCTCGGGGCCGGGCCCATGCGGATGAACCGGTCCGTGGTCATCCGCGCCGCCGCCGGCCTCGCCGCGTACCTGACCGCGCAGGGACAGGGCGGCGGGCTCGTCGTCATCGGGTACGACGCCCGCTACAAGTCGGCCGACTTCGCCCGGGACACCGCCGCCGTGATGACCGGCGCCGGCCTGCGGGCGGCGGTGCTCCCCCGCCCGCTTCCCACCCCGGTCCTGGCGTACGCCATAAGGCATCTGGGCGCCGTCGCCGGCGTCGAGGTGACCGCCAGCCACAATCCCCCGCGCGACAACGGCTACAAGGTCTACCTCGGCGACGGCTCGCAGATCGTGCCCCCGGCCGACGGAGAGATCGCCGCCGCGATCGCGGCGGTCGGCCCGCTCGACACGGTGCCCCGCCCCGAGGAGGGCTGGGAGCTCCTCGGCGACGAGGTCCTGGACGCCTATCTGGCCCGTACGGACGCGGTGCTCGCCGCCGGCTCCCCGCGCACCGCCCGCATCGTGTACACGGCGATGCACGGCGTCGGTACGTCCGTGCTCACCGCCGCGTTCGCGCGGGCCGGCTTCCCGGAGCCCGTGCTCGTCGCCGAGCAGGCCGAACCCGACCCGGCGTTCCCCACCGTCGCCTTCCCCAACCCGGAAGAGCCCGGCGCCATGGATCTCGCCTTCGCGACCGCGCGCCGCGCCGTTCCCGACCTCGTCGTCGCCAACGACCCCGACGCCGACCGCTGCGCCGTCGCCGTGCCGGACCTGGCCGTCGCGGGCGGCTGGCGGATGCTGCGCGGCGACGAGGTCGGCGCGCTGCTCGCCGCGCATCTGGTCGGCCGCGGCGTCACCGGCACCTTCGCCGAGTCGATCGTGTCGTCCTCGCTGCTCGGCCGGATCGCCGAGAAGGCGGGCCTCGGGTACGAGGAGACGCTGACCGGCTTCAAGTGGATCGCCCGTGTCGACGGACTGCGGTACGGCTACGAGGAGGCGCTGGGCTACTGCGTCGACCCCGACGGCGTACGCGACAAGGACGGCATCACGGCCGCCCTGCTCGTCGCCGAGCTGGCCTCCGAGCTCAAGGAGCGCGGCCGTACGCTCCTCGACCTGCTGGACGACCTCGCCGTCACGCACGGACTGCACGCCACCGACCAGCTGTCGGTCCGTGTGGAGGACCTGACGGTCATCGCGGACGCCATGCGGCGCCTGCGGGAGCAGCCGCCGACCGCCCTGGCGGGCCTCGCCGTGACCTCGGCCGAGGACCTGTCGGAGGGCACGGAGCTGCTGCCGCCGACCGACGGTCTGCGCTACCACCTCACGGGCGCGCGGGTGATCGTCCGCCCGAGCGGCACCGAGCCGAAGCTCAAGTGCTACCTGGAGGTCGTGGTGCCGGTCGCTTCCGCGGACGAGCTGCCCGCGGCGCGCGCCAGGGGCGCGGAACTGCTCGCCGGGATCAAGCGCGACCTGTCGGCGGCCGCGGGCATCTGA
- a CDS encoding purine-nucleoside phosphorylase, with protein MNASVIPDNIQGDPHAAAADAAARLRELTGAETHDVALVMGSGWAPAGDALGAPEAEFPVTELPGFPPPAVEGHGGTIRSYRIGEKRALVFLGRTHYYEGRGVAAVAHGVRTAVAAGCKTIVLTNGCGGLREGMRPGQPVLISDHINLTAASPIIGANFVDLTDLYSPRLRALCKEIDDTLEEGVYVQFPGPHYETPAEINMVRVMGGDLVGMSTVLEAIAAREAGAEVLGISLVTNLAAGLSGEPLNHEEVLQAGRDSAVRMGSLLARVLDRI; from the coding sequence GTGAACGCATCTGTTATTCCGGACAACATCCAGGGCGACCCGCACGCCGCCGCCGCCGACGCCGCAGCCCGCCTCCGCGAGCTGACCGGCGCCGAGACCCACGACGTCGCCCTGGTGATGGGCTCGGGGTGGGCCCCCGCGGGCGATGCGCTCGGCGCTCCGGAGGCCGAGTTCCCCGTGACCGAGCTCCCCGGGTTCCCCCCGCCGGCGGTCGAGGGACACGGCGGCACGATCCGCTCGTACCGCATCGGTGAGAAGCGCGCCCTGGTCTTCCTCGGCCGCACGCACTACTACGAGGGCCGCGGGGTCGCCGCCGTCGCGCACGGGGTCCGTACCGCCGTCGCCGCGGGCTGCAAGACCATCGTGCTGACGAACGGCTGCGGCGGACTGCGCGAGGGCATGCGCCCCGGCCAGCCCGTGCTGATCAGCGACCACATCAACCTGACGGCGGCGTCCCCGATCATCGGCGCCAACTTCGTCGACCTGACCGACCTGTACTCGCCGCGGCTGCGCGCCCTGTGCAAGGAGATCGACGACACGCTCGAAGAGGGCGTGTACGTGCAGTTCCCCGGCCCGCACTACGAGACCCCTGCCGAGATCAACATGGTCCGGGTCATGGGCGGCGACCTGGTCGGCATGTCCACCGTCCTGGAGGCCATCGCCGCGCGCGAGGCGGGGGCGGAGGTCCTCGGCATCTCGCTCGTGACGAACCTGGCCGCCGGGCTGTCCGGCGAGCCGCTCAACCACGAAGAGGTGCTCCAGGCCGGGCGGGATTCCGCGGTGCGGATGGGATCTTTGCTGGCGCGCGTGCTGGACCGCATCTGA
- a CDS encoding NAD(P)H-quinone dehydrogenase has translation MTRIVIIGGGPGGYEAALVGAQLGAEVTVVDCDGLGGASVLTDCVPSKTLIATAEVMTTFDSSYEELGIIVADDTPHIEQAARVVGVDLGKVNRRVKRLALAQSHDITASVTRAGARVMRGRGRLEGLQAADGSRQVVVTAADGTEESLTADAVLVATGGHPREIPDALPDGERILNWTQVYDLDELPEELIVVGSGVTGAEFAGAYQALGSRVTLVSSRDRVLPGEDPDAAAVLEDVFRRRGMNVMARSRAQSAKRVGDRVEVTLADGRVISGSHCLMAVGAIPNTAGMGLEEAGVRLKESGHILTDRVSRTSAPGVYAAGDVTGIFALASVAAMQGRIAMYHFLGDAVAPLNLKTVSSNVFTDPEIATVGYSQADVDAGKIDARVVKLPLLRNPRAKMQGIRDGFVKIFCRPGTGIVVGGCVVAPRASELIHPISIAVDNNLTVEQIANAFTVYPSLSGSIAEVARQLHTRKLTGES, from the coding sequence GTGACCCGGATCGTGATCATCGGCGGCGGCCCCGGCGGCTACGAGGCGGCACTGGTGGGCGCCCAGCTCGGCGCGGAGGTGACCGTCGTCGACTGCGACGGCCTCGGCGGCGCGTCGGTACTCACCGACTGCGTGCCCTCCAAGACCCTGATCGCGACGGCAGAGGTGATGACCACCTTCGACTCTTCGTACGAGGAGTTGGGCATCATCGTCGCCGACGACACGCCGCACATAGAGCAGGCGGCGCGTGTGGTCGGTGTGGACCTCGGCAAGGTCAACCGACGGGTCAAGCGCCTCGCGCTGGCCCAGTCCCACGACATCACCGCGTCCGTCACCCGCGCGGGTGCCCGGGTGATGCGCGGACGCGGCCGGCTGGAGGGCCTCCAGGCCGCCGACGGTTCGCGCCAGGTCGTCGTGACCGCCGCCGACGGTACGGAGGAGTCGCTGACCGCCGACGCCGTGCTGGTCGCGACCGGCGGACACCCCCGGGAGATCCCGGACGCGCTCCCCGACGGGGAGCGCATTCTGAACTGGACCCAGGTCTACGACCTCGACGAGCTCCCCGAGGAGCTCATCGTCGTCGGCTCGGGTGTCACCGGCGCGGAGTTCGCCGGCGCCTACCAGGCGCTCGGCTCGCGCGTCACGCTCGTCTCCTCGCGCGACCGGGTGCTGCCCGGCGAGGACCCGGACGCCGCCGCGGTCCTGGAGGACGTCTTCCGCCGCCGCGGCATGAACGTCATGGCCCGCTCCCGCGCCCAGTCCGCCAAGCGGGTGGGCGACCGGGTCGAGGTCACCCTCGCCGACGGACGCGTCATCTCCGGCTCGCACTGCCTCATGGCGGTCGGCGCGATCCCGAACACCGCGGGCATGGGCCTGGAGGAGGCCGGGGTCAGGCTCAAGGAGTCGGGCCACATCCTCACCGACCGGGTCTCCCGCACCAGCGCCCCCGGCGTGTACGCGGCCGGTGACGTCACCGGAATCTTCGCGCTGGCCTCGGTCGCCGCGATGCAGGGCCGGATCGCGATGTACCACTTCCTCGGTGACGCGGTGGCCCCGCTGAACCTGAAGACGGTCTCCTCGAACGTGTTCACCGACCCCGAGATCGCGACCGTCGGCTACAGCCAGGCCGACGTCGACGCGGGCAAGATCGACGCCCGGGTCGTGAAGCTGCCGCTGCTGCGCAACCCGCGCGCCAAGATGCAGGGCATCCGGGACGGCTTCGTCAAGATCTTCTGCCGGCCCGGTACGGGCATCGTGGTCGGCGGCTGTGTCGTCGCTCCGCGCGCCAGCGAGCTGATCCACCCGATCTCGATCGCGGTCGACAACAACCTGACGGTGGAACAGATCGCAAACGCTTTCACCGTGTACCCGTCGCTGTCCGGATCGATCGCAGAAGTGGCGCGGCAGTTGCACACCCGGAAGCTCACCGGCGAGTCGTAG